From Danio rerio strain Tuebingen ecotype United States chromosome 7, GRCz12tu, whole genome shotgun sequence, the proteins below share one genomic window:
- the LOC141375233 gene encoding macrophage mannose receptor 1-like, with amino-acid sequence MDQSCLTLLLLSGLLPLTLCSPQEYILIPKLMVWNQAQNYCRTNHLDLATVQTDEDWATLQETAFDVGYYGLAWFGLYADVNNWLWTHSGESVVFTAWFSGYPNIYYKDLDCVAHYFNGRWYNFYCTDLRYFVCMDESTNATQKMILVQTYKTWLDAQTYCRSMYTDLATIKNQSDNDLITNQLRTSMSAVWIGLIRIPWKWSDQANFTASAQLAANNLNGANENCAAVNYYRTFEDFICTASLYFFCSTVKRVQQVVRVKVKSNANTDDATLSEPVLNEIQQMLAGQEITLTWRQQPNGNIFEKNNTNTVVKSNTDPSACEVLN; translated from the exons ATGGACCAATCTTGTCTCACTCTCCTGCTTCTCTCAG GACTGCTGCCCCTGACCCTGTGTAGTCCTCAAGAATATATTCTCATCCCAAAGTTGATGGTGTGGAACCAAGCCCAGAATTACTGCAGGACCAACCACCTCGACCTGGCCACGGTGCAGACGGATGAAGACTGGGCCACTCTGCAGGAAACCGCATTTGATGTGGGTTATTACGGACTCGCATGGTTCGGCCTGTACGCTGACGTTAACAACTGGCTCTGGACTCACAGCGGGGAGAGCGTAGTGTTCACGGCCTGGTTCTCCGGATATCCAAACATCTACTACAAAGACCTAGACTGTGTCGCTCACTACTTTAATGGACGCTGGTATAATTTCTACTGCACTGACTTAAGATACTTTGTGTGTATGGAcg AAAGTACAAACGCAACACAAAAAATGATTCTGGTACAGACCTATAAGACCTGGCTGGATGCACAGACATACTGCAGATCGATGTACACAGACCTGGCAACCATTAAGAACCAATCCGACAATGACCTGATCACCAACCAGCTGCGCACCtctatgtctgcggtctggatcGGACTGATTAGAATCCCCTGGAAGTGGTCAGATCAGGCCAACTTCACCGCCTCTGCTCAACTCGCAGCTAACAATCTGAACGGAGCCAATGAAAACTGTGCTGCTGTAAACTACTATCGCACATTTGAGGACTTCATTTGCACAGCATCACTGTACTTCTTCTGCAGCACTG TCAAGAGAGTACAGCAGGTTGTCCGCGTAAAGGTGAAATCTAATGCAAATACAGATGATGCTACACTGTCGGAACCCGTCCTAAACGAG ATTCAGCAGATGCTGGCCGGTCAGGAAATCACACTGACATGGAGACAACAACCAAACGGAAATATCTTCGAGAAGAACAACACTAACACTGTAGTCAAAAGTAACACAGATCCTTCTGCTTGTGAAGTGTTAAATTAA